The following proteins are encoded in a genomic region of Mycobacteriales bacterium:
- a CDS encoding NAD(P)/FAD-dependent oxidoreductase, with protein sequence MNERMTTSPPPRILVVGGGYVGMYTALRLQRRLRADEARVTVVDPQSYMTYQPFLPESAAGNLEPRHLVVPLRTVLKRCELLNGRITSVSHDRRVARFEPSEGAGRDLHYDVLVIAPGSIARTLPIPGLAERGIGFHTVAEAIYLRNQVLSRLDLAASTEDEKLRQRALTFLFVGGGYAGIEAMAELEDMARDAMRFYPGFTERDMRWVMVEATGRILPEVSEDMAEYTVRELEKRAIEVRRNTRVESMVDGHVVLTDGSAFEADTIVWTAGVRANPLLESTDLPLDDKKRLKCKADLRVDGVDGAWSAGDCAAVPDLTKDDPNALCGPTAQHAVRQSKRLADNIVAALRGKPLQDYRHAYAGSVASLGLHRGVAEVYGVKVKGFPAWFMHRTYHVTRLPTLNRKVRVIADWTLALFFRREIVSFGSFADPRRDFTRAIGE encoded by the coding sequence ATGAACGAGCGCATGACCACGTCACCGCCGCCCCGGATTCTTGTGGTCGGAGGCGGCTATGTCGGCATGTACACCGCGCTGCGACTGCAGCGACGGCTGCGGGCGGACGAGGCCCGCGTCACCGTCGTCGACCCGCAGTCCTACATGACCTACCAGCCGTTCCTGCCTGAGTCGGCGGCCGGCAACCTAGAACCACGGCACCTCGTCGTACCGCTGCGCACGGTGCTGAAGCGTTGCGAGCTTCTCAACGGCCGGATCACGTCGGTGAGCCATGACCGTCGGGTTGCGCGCTTCGAGCCGTCCGAGGGTGCGGGTCGCGACCTGCACTACGACGTCCTGGTCATCGCACCGGGATCGATCGCGCGCACCCTTCCGATCCCCGGCCTGGCCGAGCGCGGGATCGGGTTCCACACCGTCGCCGAGGCGATCTACCTCCGCAACCAGGTGCTTTCGCGGCTCGACCTGGCCGCGTCGACCGAGGACGAGAAGCTGCGGCAGCGCGCCCTCACCTTTCTCTTTGTCGGCGGCGGATACGCCGGCATCGAGGCGATGGCCGAGCTCGAGGACATGGCGCGGGACGCCATGCGCTTCTACCCGGGCTTCACCGAGCGCGACATGCGTTGGGTCATGGTCGAGGCCACTGGGCGCATCCTTCCCGAAGTCAGCGAGGACATGGCGGAGTACACGGTGCGCGAGCTCGAGAAGCGCGCGATCGAGGTACGCCGCAACACCAGGGTCGAGTCGATGGTCGACGGGCACGTCGTCCTGACCGACGGCTCGGCGTTCGAGGCCGACACGATCGTGTGGACTGCGGGCGTGCGCGCCAACCCGCTGCTCGAGTCAACCGATCTTCCGCTCGATGACAAGAAGCGGCTGAAGTGCAAGGCGGACCTGCGGGTCGATGGGGTTGATGGTGCTTGGTCGGCCGGTGACTGCGCGGCGGTGCCCGACCTGACGAAGGACGATCCGAATGCGCTGTGCGGGCCGACCGCTCAGCACGCGGTCCGGCAGTCGAAGCGGCTGGCCGACAACATCGTCGCCGCGCTCAGAGGCAAGCCGCTCCAGGACTACCGGCACGCGTACGCGGGTTCGGTCGCGAGCCTCGGCCTGCATCGTGGCGTTGCCGAGGTCTATGGCGTCAAGGTCAAGGGCTTCCCCGCGTGGTTCATGCACCGCACCTATCACGTCACGCGGCTGCCGACTCTGAACCGGAAGGTTCGAGTGATCGCGGACTGGACGCTGGCGCTGTTCTTCCGGCGCGAGATCGTCTCGTTCGGGTCGTTCGCGGATCCTCGACGGGACTTCACGCGGGCAATCGGCGAGTAG